One Nicotiana tomentosiformis chromosome 1, ASM39032v3, whole genome shotgun sequence genomic window, TTGcctgtcattgagactggcccagacgacctttggagaaaggtgcatgCAAGAGAATATTCTGGGgtcgatcatctgaacaaaacccctgctcaaatatccattttatcactgctgcaaaactctgaggcacataggagtgccttgatgaaggtgttaaatgaagcttatgtaccaaataacatcaccagtggagagatggccaacataGTAGGGCAAGTGTTAGAAAGCCataagatcacttttcatgaagacgagctgccaccggaaggactaagtcacaacagggcactacatATCACCGTGTAGTTTGAGGACAAATTCATTGCTAGGGTAAAGGTCTGCACGAGATACAAGCAgggagtatgaatgtgaaagcatttgatggctctcaaagggccacaattggggagaaCAACCTCAGTTTACAGATAGGCCCAACCTGGtctgatgttgagtttcaagtattGGATATATCTGCTACATACAATCTGTTGTTGGGACGACCGTGGATACATGCCGCCGGGGCCGTGGCTTCTACActacatcaggtcgtgaagtttgagtggaaccatcaggaagtgatcatccatggggacggaagtaatcccatttacaccaatcaAATTGTTCCGGtcgtcgagaatagaaggaagttgggtggagaaacataccatcgcatcgagtgtgtcaacgcaattgaaaaggacaaatggtggagcaataagatagaaggcatattggcatggacaggttatgaacctggcaagggtctcggtaagaatctctaggggatcaccaaaccaatatAGCTAAAGCGTCACgacacaacttttgggcttgggtatgaatacacctggcacgagtatcagaattggtcgccaccatggcgtggtccttattaccctttAGAACAACAGGTAGCACATTTGCACCAaccatttcatcaagctgacatgaagtgggggtccgaagaagatgaagttttgGTTGGCATAAGGAATTTGTTTCTGGAtaatgaagacatggattgcagtgcgatagttgagaaggaggagaaggaggaagtccttattattcagacaatggagaagggagctgttctcaagaattggactgttgcgccatcaagggcccgtcgagttcctgggtagcttggcaattagcatcatttattttgaaagcaattttatgagcatctaagacattttcaatattttgtttcaagcatattttgttttgaaataattgctcgagtcatcgagccatacttgtttgatgttttcaagatttatctaatgcattgttatttttagtatttattattactCTTTATATTTTTTCTCTACAGTATTATTATTATCTATctcgatgaacctacgactgtgacatgtaatgagataacgcaacataaggataatgattcagaggatctggaagaggatataatacccgagaaaattgtcagagaagtggaaaactttgaaaacaagcctaagtccaatttggattaGACTGAAACCATTAATTTGGGAGActctgaaacagtcaaggaaactcgtGTAACATTCACCTATCGTCGttagagaaggaagagtacattCAGTTCTTGAAGTAGTATGAGGATATTTTGCAttgtcctatgatgatatgaccggtttgagcacgtccacaGTGGCTCATAAACTAGTTATCAACCCTATGTGTTTGcctgtaaagcagaagctcagaaagttcaaaccaTATATGAGTCTaaaaataaaggaggaagtcaccaagcagatcaaagccaaggttctcagagtggttaaATATCtgacctggttggctaacattgtgccggttccaaagaaagatgggaaggtcagagtgtgtgtcgactatcgggatttaaacagagcgagtcccaaagatgatttccctttgcccaatatacacatactgatagacaactgtgccaagcatgaacttcaatcctatgtggattgcttcgctggatatcatcagatctggatggatgaagaggatgccgaaaagacagcctttattacaccatggggagtatattgttacaagatgatgtcgtttggcctaaagaatgctggagtcacctatatgagggccatgacaaccatttttcacgacatgatacacaaggagatagcggtatatgtggatgacgtcatcatcaaatccaagagaagCACAGATCATATAGCAGATTTGAGGAAATGTTTTGATCGACTTTGAAGGTACAACTTTAAACTAAATCCCGCAAAAGTTGCCTTCGCATCCCTACTGGAAATTTGTTAGGGTTCATCatcagccgccgaggaattgagccagacccgtcaaaggtcaaggctatccaagatttttcacctccgaagaacaagaaagatgtgatgattTTCTTGGGGCATCTCAATTACATCAgtcgtttcatagcacaatcaactatgatttgtgaaccgattttcaaaatgttgaagaaagatgctgcaacaagttggactgaagaatgccagaaagcctttgacaagatcaaggaatatttatccaaaccatctgttctggtcccaccagaacctgagagacctctgctactctatttatctgtactTGATGGGGCTTTTggctgtgtcttgggacaacacgatgagacagGAAGAAAAGAacaggccatatactatctgagtaagaagttcacaccctacgaagcacggtattctttgctAGAACGGACCTGCTGCGCTTTGACGTGGATAGCTCAAacgttgaggcactacttctgtatctacaccacatatctcatatcaagaatggatccgctaaaatacatcttccagaaactcATGCCTACAGGAAAgttggcaaaatggcagatactactgacattatctatgtaactcagaaagcGGTCAAGGGACAAGCGTTGGCGAATCATTTGGCAGAAAATCCTATGGATGGAGAATACAAACcactgaaaacgtattttcccatTGAAGAGGTACCATTCgtatgagaagaaatcaccgAAACCTATgacggttggagaatgttctttgtTGGAGCTgtaaacttcaaaggagtaggtattggagcagttttggtatcagagattggtcaacactatccggtatccaTAAAACTTAGATTTCCGTATatcaataatatggcagaatatgaggcttgcatcttggggctcaagttggccattgacatgaacattCAGGAATTGTTGGTAATTGGTGACTCGAaccttttggtacatcaggtcctaggagaatgggctacaaagaatactaAAATACTGCCGTATCTGTACTATGTACAAGAATTAatgaagagattcacaaagatagaattcaaacatgttccgagaatccagaatgagttcgcagatgcattgatcactctatcttccatgatacaacacctagacaagaatttcatcgaccctatcCCGATAGGGATTCATAATCAACCAGCTTattatgctcatgttgaagaagaagttGATGGAAATCCGTGgtttcatgacatcaaagaatacttggcaaaaggagaatacccggagcacgcaaatcatactcagaaacgcacactccgaagattatctaaccatttcttccaaagtagaggaattctgtacagaaggactctaGATCTgggttattacggtgtgtcgacGCTAAGGAATCATCCAAATTGCTTGAagagatacatgccggaacttgcggaccacataTGAATGGCTTCgtcttagctaagaagatattaagagcaggatatttttggatgactatggaaacagactgtatcaggtatgtccaaaagtgtcatcaataccaatttcatgctgatatgatacgagtgccacccaatgaacttaatggaacaagtgcaccttggcctttctccgcttgggggatggatgtcatcggtccaatcaaACCCGCCTCTTTAAATGAGCAccggttcattctagtggccatagattatttcacaaaatgggttgaagccgcatcttacaaggctgtaactaagaaggtcgtagcggacttcgttagggatcgtattgtctgtcgattcggggtaccagaatcaatcatcaccgacaacgccgccaactttaatagtgatttgatgaaatctatatgtgaaaccttcaagatcaagcataagaattccacagcatatagGCCATaaatgaatggagctgtggaagccgccaacaagaacatcaagaagatattaaggaagatagtagataatcacaaacaatggcacgagaattTACCATTTGTcctacttggatatcgtaccacggttcacacatcaactggggaaactccttatttgctggtctatggcACTGAAGTCGTCATTCCCAccgaagtagaaattccttctttgaaaatcatacaagaggctgaactcaTTGATGCATAATGGATACAAAGTCTCtatgaacaactggctctcattgacgggaaaagaatgaatgtggtatgtcatggtcaactttaccagaacagaatgtccagagctttcaacaaaagggtcaggccTAGTTAATTCACGCCATGGCAGCtggtgctaaagcggatctttccgcatcaagatgaagccaaagggaaattttcacccagttggcaagggccctacatggttcacagagtactaacaggaggagcactcatactcgcagagatggacggagaagtttggccaaaacctatcaacttagacgcaatcaagagatactatgtttaaattgtttacatttcttcatctgatgtaactgaactatgcttgacctgattcccgtttaagaggggatccgtaggcagccctgtggtttcggtcacatctcaataaaatcttcatttttgccatggtcagaaactggggcatcctcaaaattctaaagcaaatCCAGCCAATTTTGTCATACGCAGAACAATCAAAGAATTgcttttaaactggggcagaattttgaggaggaccctcaaaattctaaagcaaggaggtcgcaatgtctctaaaatatgccacggtcattggttcatctaacttagttaatattgcatactactatattttaaataactacattcatcaaatGCACGCATATAAACAGCTAgatgttacccagggtgactcaaaCAGGATTTCAAGATAGGAACATAAGCTAAGCAGAAGACAAAAgcgcgaaccaaccttcccctacaaaactcacaatttttctttggatgcaggcatagTAAGACAATAATATCTGCAGACACATCAAGTCACTACCTTCAAGATAGCAGATTATCTATCCCAAGCATCTCCAGCTAAGAAACACTTTACTATCACTCATTgttttctttgcatgaggctaagccctgcctccctaattAAATAAGGCTAAGCGCTACCTttccttacatcgagactaagcattgtctcctattttgcatgaggctaagccctgcctccctaatttcataaggctaagcactgcctttccttgcatgaggctaagccctgcctccctaattgcataagtctaagcactgcctttccttgcatgaggctaagcactgccttcctttgCAAAAGACTAAGcattttctcttttctttgtatcgagactaagaattgtctcctatttgcatgaggctaagcattgtctcctattttgcatgaggctaagtcatgcctccctaattgcataaggctaagcaatgccttcctttgcatcgagactaagcattgtctcatatctgcatgagactaagcattgtctcctattttgcacgaggctaagccttgcctctctaattgcataaggctaagcacttctttccttgcatgaggctaagcactgccttcctttgcaaaaaactaagcattgtctcctactTGCATGACACTAAGACTTCCCTCCCCTtttttcataaggctaagcactgccttttcctcaAGACTAAAATGCTATCTTCATTACGCCATCTAAAACCTGGCATTATCCTCTACTCACccagggctaagcactgccttcacaTTACCCAAGACTAAGCTTTGTCTTGTTGTATCTTAGCATATGACCAAACATCATGTCTTTGCATTCCATGGGCTGAAACATTGCCATTTTATCCAAAGGCGTCATaatccgaaggcatcatcctcatagccggaagacaccattccatggcctgaggacctcttagtattgcacatcattattacaaggcgtcatggttcagaggcaccattttcatggccagaggacatcatttcatggcctgcgaatcccttatcacatgattcatggcccaggacgtcatggtctaaggacatcatcctcaccatccaaagacaactttcatggtccaaagggaatttgcatcatgtttaaattctcgcaataatccatatatacttgcgtgcatcgtgttttaagttttacaggtaatccaggaagtaatCGTTCTCCTAACGGGAGAAATATTCGCTCTGGTTTTCGTTCAACGTTCATATCctacaattatttcaaacgtaaccaaccaccATCAAATTACCCGCCTTTTACTCTACGACCGTTCAGATATTTGCTCAGTGATACATCCATAATgtttcaaattcgcattcatgaCTTCGTATAAATTCATCCGATACTATCCTACCCAAAGGAACCTTTCAAAATATACTACCATTCCTACAACGACTCCCTCAGttcagttcaccgttggatccagaactacacactgCCTCACTCTCGCAACCCCAggaatatgtaggcaactcaggaaccagggttcggcctcCATTTTTTAAATCACCTCATTcgttcaaaatcggtcatcattttctttacccgacaactctttcatcattcccgggtaaagaggggcagctgttgatacccaatttagccctcatattttccaaaatacatatacactttcaaaatagcatatttgcatcaatatttagtttacaaacctatacaagcattttctataatttttcataattctttagagctttaaattaattttcttgcatttaaattatacaaatatttagtaattatccctttaaattattttgtgatgacttagttacctaaaattattattttggcacatacaatatatgtttcaaatattttattttattttatataattacattagcatttttAAACTATTTATCTAATTTTACAATAATGGCCTATATTCATACATAAAGGCTCTTTATTCTATATTATTTATGTCAAAATagcaaatttatatttttataatacaaagttattattttaatcatttcagtgcataaataatatttacattcatttattaaggttttccataaattattttgataaattttatggTATTTAATTAATAACCCAATTTCCTACCTATTTTTCGGACCCAATACTACCCAGACCTTAGCCCAATCTACCCAAACCTTAGCCCAATTACCCTAAGCCCAAAACTAAAATACCCCTTTTAAAATACCCAGCAACCCACTACCCATACTCGTTTAAATAACCCGCCCAACCCCATTCTCCCATCTTGTCCGTTGATCTCACATGATCAACGGCCCCTAATAAACCAACCCCTTTTAATTAACCCTAACCCAgaaaccctaaccccatttccCCTGAGACGTCGCCCCTATTCTCTCTGCCTCTCTCATCTCTCTTCTTCTCTAATTAAACCCTAGCCGTCGTAACCCTTAATCCTCTCTAATTCCGACTCAAACATGAAATCAATCCATGATCTACTTATCTATTTTGTGATACTCTATCATTATACGCGTgtttatggtgttacttagttcttgtcctatttttggcaagaactactTCTCAAGAACGGACCGATTTACTTTGATTCTGTGAAGATCTGGACGATCTTTCGTCTATATACATGTTATATTGAACGATTCTTGCATTATTGATTCGATTCAAGTCGTCGgtcccaactagggtttgagactttcttttttttcctttactgATTTTCGACTGATACTCTACCCTTTCTCGTGTTTGACcgatattttccttattctctgttCAATCTATTGTATTCCCTTATTTTAAGTGTTATTCGcatgttatttttccttattctccgTTAATTTACTGAACTTCCTATTCTATGTATTATTTGCCCTAAATTGACTCTAATTGATTCTGGCATGCcatattttccttattctgtGTTTAATTTATCGTGTTCCCTATTTTATGTGTTAAATCTGCtattatataaacccctcccctaaaaCCCCTTGGAGAGACCGGGGGGAATCACCTAATCACTGCTATTATTCTCATTTTTCTCCTCTTTCACTTACTCATTCACTCTGTTACACTTGAATATTTTGTGAAACTGTTGAATTCTGgtccggctgaaagccaaggccattaaaCGACCTCCTCTGGTGCAAGCACCGCTAGGAgcccttctcgaggctcttgtgaactctgaagcatcggagaTCTGGGGTTCTTGCTATTAAACTCTTTACTATTCTTATGCTCGTATAattttgctactggttagtgctTTTAACCCTTGCAatgttaattttctttctttccttctgcGTGCCTATATGTGTTTGCACTATATAAGTATGATTTAGTTGTGAATCCATGATATTGCACTGTTATGATAATGCCCAATACTCTTTTGTCATCCTATGATAGTTGAATGCATGAGATAGTTTACTACTTTGTCCTTAGTTTGTGTTAGGCTGGTATGTGTTCTTCACTATGGACTGCACTTCTATGTTGGTTCTTTGTTTTCTTGTGGAATCATTTATGTACCTCTAGCATCCGAATATGTTTCAGTTTTGAGTTTCAATGCATGCCTATTTTGATCTGAATCTGACTGTCGTGACTATATGTTGTTAGTTATAGAATTTCTTCATACCTTGCTTTGGATACTACTACAACTATATGGAAACCTCCCTTTACTTTGAATGAATCATTTAGTGCTGAGTCTTATGTCTGATTGACTGTTCATTGTATACTAGCCACAACTATATGGAACACTGCTTTGATGTTTACTCTAAACATGTTTT contains:
- the LOC138906140 gene encoding uncharacterized protein; this encodes MFFVGAVNFKGVGIGAVLVSEIGQHYPVSIKLRFPYINNMAEYEACILGLKLAIDMNIQELLVIGDSNLLVHQVLGEWATKNTKILPYLYYVQELMKRFTKIEFKHVPRIQNEFADALITLSSMIQHLDKNFIDPIPIGIHNQPAYYAHVEEEVDGNPWFHDIKEYLAKGEYPEHANHTQKRTLRRLSNHFFQSRGILYRRTLDLGYYGVSTLRNHPNCLKRYMPELADHI